The following are encoded together in the bacterium genome:
- a CDS encoding response regulator transcription factor: MAGRRHEPDADTRLAVCAAWPVLAAGVCALLSRLIAASLFKLEAPGEVAAHAASERPHVALLIEVPGGDETSFATLVTAWARVAPVIVFGALPDRAAVTRMLDAGARGCVAGTSAVADLLEAIARARAGKGYLCPTAAHRFVGPGKSAAGPARPRLTERETEVLRLLGRGHTSGQIAARFGLSVRTIHTHRARILRKLGVRTTAALVRAALRAGLLDPRDGTVR, translated from the coding sequence ATGGCGGGGCGACGGCACGAACCTGATGCGGATACGCGCCTCGCGGTCTGCGCCGCCTGGCCGGTCCTCGCGGCCGGCGTGTGCGCGCTGCTGTCGCGTCTGATCGCCGCATCGCTCTTCAAGTTGGAGGCGCCGGGCGAGGTGGCCGCGCACGCCGCGAGCGAACGACCGCATGTCGCGCTGCTCATCGAGGTTCCGGGCGGGGACGAGACGTCCTTCGCGACGCTCGTCACCGCCTGGGCGCGCGTCGCCCCCGTGATCGTGTTCGGCGCGCTGCCGGATCGTGCCGCCGTCACGCGGATGCTCGACGCCGGTGCGCGGGGCTGCGTCGCCGGCACGAGCGCGGTTGCGGATCTCCTCGAAGCGATCGCGCGGGCGCGGGCCGGAAAAGGCTACCTCTGCCCGACCGCGGCGCACCGCTTCGTGGGGCCGGGGAAATCGGCTGCGGGGCCGGCACGACCGCGTCTCACCGAGCGTGAGACGGAGGTGCTCCGGCTCCTCGGCCGCGGCCACACGAGCGGCCAGATTGCAGCGCGGTTCGGGCTCAGCGTTCGCACCATCCACACGCACCGCGCACGCATCCTGCGCAAGCTCGGCGTGCGCACGACGGCCGCGTTGGTACGCGCGGCCCTACGGGCCGGGTTGTTGGACCCGCGCGACGGCACCGTGCGGTAG
- a CDS encoding PAS domain-containing protein — protein sequence MDFFALETLSPSQERLDTLRAVGRLVSATIERQQAAEEAARVQSMMENAPVNVIFADPDGTIRYVNPKSLATLRSIEAHLPVKADEILGRSFDVFHKEPNHQRRIVADPKNLPHTAVITVGPETLDLLVSPIFDARGTYLGPMLTWQVITEQRAAAERERAFTTKLQSIVEKMTESSHSVAAASEELTASSQQMSSSAEETAAQSNIVAAAAEEVSRNIQSVATATEQMMASIREISKSASEASQVATTAVSVAEGTNAKVTALGESSAEIGKVIKVITSIAQQTNLLALNATIEAARAGEAGKGFAVVANEVKELAKETAKATEEIGQKIDAIQNDTRAAVEAIREIGAVITQIHEIQNTIASAVEEQTATTNEIGRNVAEAARGSVDIAANIGGVATAAADTSRGAGDTSRAADELARLAADLRAIVADAER from the coding sequence ATGGACTTCTTCGCCCTCGAGACGCTGTCGCCCTCGCAGGAGCGGCTCGACACGCTGCGCGCAGTCGGCCGGCTCGTGTCGGCGACGATCGAGCGCCAGCAGGCCGCCGAGGAGGCGGCGCGCGTGCAGAGCATGATGGAGAACGCGCCCGTCAACGTGATCTTCGCCGATCCCGACGGCACGATCCGCTACGTCAACCCGAAGTCGCTCGCGACGCTGCGCTCGATCGAGGCCCACCTCCCCGTGAAGGCGGACGAGATCCTGGGCCGCTCGTTCGACGTCTTCCACAAGGAGCCGAACCACCAGCGCCGGATCGTGGCCGACCCGAAGAACCTGCCGCACACGGCGGTCATCACCGTCGGCCCCGAGACGCTCGACCTGCTCGTCAGCCCGATCTTCGACGCCCGCGGCACCTACCTCGGCCCCATGCTCACCTGGCAGGTCATCACCGAGCAGCGAGCCGCCGCGGAGCGCGAGCGCGCCTTCACGACGAAGCTCCAGTCGATCGTCGAGAAGATGACCGAGAGCTCGCACTCCGTCGCGGCGGCCTCCGAGGAGCTGACCGCGTCGAGTCAGCAGATGTCCTCGAGCGCCGAGGAGACGGCGGCGCAGTCGAACATCGTCGCCGCCGCCGCCGAGGAGGTGAGCCGCAACATCCAGTCCGTCGCCACGGCGACGGAGCAGATGATGGCGAGCATCCGCGAGATCTCGAAGAGCGCGAGCGAGGCGTCGCAGGTGGCGACCACCGCGGTGAGCGTCGCCGAGGGCACCAACGCCAAGGTCACGGCGCTCGGCGAGAGCAGCGCCGAGATCGGCAAGGTCATCAAGGTGATCACCTCGATCGCCCAGCAGACGAACCTGCTGGCGCTGAACGCCACCATCGAGGCGGCGCGTGCCGGCGAGGCGGGTAAGGGTTTCGCCGTGGTCGCGAACGAGGTGAAGGAGCTCGCCAAGGAGACCGCGAAGGCCACCGAGGAGATCGGCCAGAAGATCGACGCCATCCAGAACGACACCCGCGCCGCGGTCGAGGCCATCCGCGAGATCGGCGCGGTGATCACGCAGATCCACGAGATCCAGAACACCATCGCGAGCGCGGTCGAGGAGCAGACCGCCACCACCAACGAGATCGGCCGCAACGTCGCGGAGGCGGCGCGCGGCAGCGTCGACATCGCCGCCAACATCGGCGGCGTCGCGACCGCGGCGGCCGATACGTCGCGCGGCGCCGGGGACACGTCGCGCGCCGCCGACGAGCTGGCGCGTCTGGCCGCCGACCTGCGCGCCATCGTCGCCGACGCCGAGCGCTGA
- a CDS encoding M20/M25/M40 family metallo-hydrolase, whose amino-acid sequence MPAQPWSRSALTAYARHARRRYERELATLVELPSVSVDPARAGDVRRTAERAAALLRELGGEAQLLETGGHPMVVGRFVRGPAFPTLTVYNHLDVQPANEPEWRTDPFRFTRRGDRYLGRGTTDDKGPALAALFGAAYAIDAGARTNVQFVWELEEEIGSPHFERTIRAHKRRLATDAVVVSDTIWVSRARPACPAGLRGLQGFRFTLRTGTTDQHSGTTGGAARNPIAELADLLAAMHDARMGRVKIPGFYDGVVPPTRRELADLRRAGFSVRGFMRDHGFTSLRSRDALDVMQRLWCRPTFEVHGIAGGYEGPGVKTVVPPAATAIVSCRLVPDMQPERIVRLVRDFARARIPDVVVQAEHALAPFKGHTTGPHADAIREAMRFAFGRTPVFVREGGSIGAVVSMERVLRAPVHFLGLSLPEHGYHAPNERFDWQQAGGGIVAFAKYVEAVGRIGR is encoded by the coding sequence ATGCCCGCGCAGCCCTGGAGCCGCTCCGCCCTCACCGCCTACGCGCGGCATGCCCGTAGGCGCTACGAGCGCGAGCTCGCCACGCTCGTCGAGCTACCCAGCGTCTCGGTCGACCCGGCCCGCGCCGGCGACGTCCGCCGCACCGCCGAGCGCGCCGCGGCCCTGCTGCGCGAGCTGGGCGGCGAGGCGCAGCTCCTCGAGACGGGCGGCCACCCGATGGTCGTCGGCCGCTTCGTGCGCGGCCCGGCCTTCCCGACGCTCACGGTCTACAACCATCTCGACGTCCAGCCCGCGAACGAGCCGGAGTGGCGCACCGATCCGTTCCGCTTCACCCGGCGCGGCGACCGCTACCTCGGGCGCGGCACGACCGACGACAAGGGGCCGGCGCTCGCGGCGCTGTTCGGCGCCGCCTACGCCATCGACGCCGGCGCCCGCACCAACGTCCAGTTCGTCTGGGAGCTCGAGGAGGAGATCGGCTCGCCCCATTTCGAGCGCACGATCCGCGCCCACAAGCGCCGGCTCGCGACCGACGCCGTCGTGGTCTCCGACACCATCTGGGTGTCGCGCGCCCGGCCGGCGTGCCCGGCGGGGCTGCGCGGCCTCCAGGGATTCCGCTTCACGCTGCGCACCGGCACGACCGACCAGCATTCCGGCACGACCGGCGGCGCGGCGCGGAACCCGATCGCCGAGCTGGCCGACCTGCTCGCCGCCATGCACGACGCGCGCATGGGCCGCGTGAAGATCCCCGGCTTCTACGACGGTGTCGTGCCGCCGACGCGGCGCGAGCTGGCCGACCTGCGGCGCGCCGGCTTCAGCGTCCGCGGCTTCATGCGCGACCACGGCTTCACGAGCCTGCGCAGCCGCGACGCGCTCGACGTCATGCAGCGTCTCTGGTGCCGGCCGACGTTCGAGGTGCACGGCATCGCCGGCGGCTATGAGGGGCCGGGCGTGAAGACGGTCGTGCCGCCCGCGGCGACGGCGATCGTCTCCTGCCGGCTCGTCCCCGACATGCAGCCCGAGCGCATCGTGCGGCTCGTGCGCGACTTCGCGCGCGCGCGCATCCCCGACGTCGTCGTGCAGGCGGAGCACGCGCTGGCGCCGTTCAAGGGCCACACGACGGGGCCGCACGCCGACGCCATCCGCGAGGCGATGCGCTTCGCGTTCGGCCGTACGCCGGTGTTCGTGCGCGAGGGCGGGTCGATCGGCGCCGTGGTGTCGATGGAGCGCGTGCTGAGGGCGCCCGTCCACTTCCTCGGGCTGTCGCTGCCCGAGCACGGCTACCACGCGCCCAACGAGCGCTTCGACTGGCAGCAGGCCGGCGGCGGGATCGTCGCGTTCGCGAAGTACGTGGAGGCGGTCGGCCGCATCGGCCGCTGA
- a CDS encoding response regulator: MIAVEPSRGRVLVADDEPTFRESTCDLLRHAGYVCTGAADGGEALRRLEGEPVDVLVADVTMPGNEDLALVRAASARDDGLGVVLVTGYPSFSSAQQAVALPVLAYLTKPIELPDLTAEVERAVATTRSGRGLAMLRRHLLALAAAPISPGDREDTGVFVTRTLAMIADCVSVLARLAAAVEDRPRAAGVAPCQLLSCPRLERMTHAVVDAVDVLERSRRTFRSPELAALRRRLTAMLEPGPR; the protein is encoded by the coding sequence GTGATCGCCGTCGAGCCGTCCCGCGGGCGCGTGCTCGTCGCCGACGACGAGCCGACGTTCCGGGAGTCGACGTGCGATCTGCTGCGCCACGCGGGCTACGTCTGTACCGGCGCTGCGGACGGTGGCGAGGCGCTGCGTCGTCTCGAAGGCGAACCGGTCGACGTCCTGGTCGCGGACGTCACGATGCCCGGCAACGAGGACCTGGCCCTCGTGCGCGCCGCGAGCGCGCGGGACGACGGTTTGGGCGTCGTGCTGGTCACCGGCTATCCGAGCTTCTCGTCGGCCCAGCAGGCGGTCGCGCTGCCCGTGCTCGCCTACCTGACCAAGCCGATCGAGCTTCCGGATCTGACCGCCGAGGTCGAACGCGCCGTGGCCACCACGCGGAGCGGGCGCGGCCTCGCGATGCTGCGGCGCCACCTGCTGGCACTCGCGGCCGCCCCGATCTCTCCGGGCGACCGCGAGGACACCGGCGTCTTCGTCACCCGCACGCTCGCCATGATCGCGGACTGCGTCTCCGTTCTCGCGCGCCTCGCGGCGGCCGTCGAGGATCGCCCTCGGGCCGCCGGCGTCGCGCCGTGCCAGCTGCTCAGCTGCCCGCGGCTGGAACGCATGACGCATGCCGTCGTCGACGCCGTCGACGTCCTCGAGCGCAGCCGGCGCACGTTTCGCTCGCCGGAGCTCGCGGCGCTGCGCCGGCGCCTGACTGCCATGCTCGAGCCCGGACCGCGATGA
- a CDS encoding cyclase family protein: MKERLKVLAPKVSNWGRWGADDERGTMNFVTPGVLRAAAACVRRGAVFSLALPLDGDGPQFGQGGRVNPVHVMTSLFNPMSADPEGVRYSDDFIMMPLQCATQWDSLAHVHYGGQLYNGHPMSSLTPAGASRNGIDKMRAGVVSRGVLLDLARAQGTDRLAPGQVIRPADLEAAETRQGVCVRSGDVLLVRTGHMRCFTVDRDRVAYMRQMPGLGVDCVEWLHAREIAAVASDTNMVEVYPLEDPAVMLPLHMLCIRDMGLTLGEMFDLEALAADCAEDGVYEFLFSAPPLVVTGGTGSPINPLAVK, from the coding sequence ATGAAGGAACGCCTGAAGGTCCTCGCCCCCAAGGTCTCCAACTGGGGCCGCTGGGGCGCCGACGACGAGCGCGGCACGATGAACTTCGTCACCCCGGGCGTGCTGCGCGCCGCGGCCGCGTGCGTGCGCCGCGGCGCGGTCTTCAGCCTGGCGCTGCCGCTCGACGGCGACGGCCCGCAGTTCGGGCAGGGCGGCCGCGTGAACCCCGTCCACGTGATGACGTCGCTCTTCAACCCGATGAGCGCCGACCCCGAGGGCGTCCGCTACTCGGATGACTTCATCATGATGCCGCTCCAGTGCGCGACGCAGTGGGACAGCCTGGCGCACGTCCACTACGGCGGGCAGCTCTACAACGGCCACCCGATGTCGTCGCTGACGCCCGCGGGCGCGTCGCGCAACGGCATCGACAAGATGCGCGCGGGCGTCGTGTCGCGCGGCGTGCTGCTCGACCTGGCGCGCGCGCAGGGCACGGACCGGCTGGCGCCGGGGCAGGTGATCCGCCCGGCCGACCTCGAGGCCGCCGAGACGCGGCAGGGCGTGTGCGTCCGCTCCGGCGACGTGCTCCTCGTGCGCACCGGCCACATGCGCTGCTTCACCGTCGATCGCGACCGCGTCGCCTACATGCGGCAGATGCCGGGGCTCGGCGTGGACTGCGTCGAGTGGCTGCACGCGCGCGAGATCGCCGCCGTCGCCTCCGACACCAACATGGTCGAGGTGTATCCGCTCGAGGATCCGGCCGTGATGCTGCCGCTGCACATGCTCTGCATCCGCGACATGGGCCTCACGCTGGGCGAGATGTTCGACCTCGAGGCGCTCGCGGCCGATTGCGCCGAGGACGGCGTGTACGAGTTCCTGTTCTCCGCGCCGCCGCTCGTCGTGACCGGCGGCACGGGGTCGCCCATCAACCCGCTGGCGGTGAAGTGA
- a CDS encoding DUF3108 domain-containing protein has product MARSVPRLVVVVLALLAGRCLAAEGVRLDYDVRYGPVSILAIRTSAWIAGERYQTESRMQTEGVIGYFFPWHADARSQGTITGDAWKPEHHRLSGAYRSERRSVAIDYDGGTVRAQVLPPPEDDYRTQVPPALQQGTMDPLTASLAAVGTDCRGTLHVFDGRRRYDMVLSDLGAADLKRSRHGVYAGPTRRCRAEVRPVAGFWDRKPGDDDPENDEEPAHLDFWIAQPRPDVRAVPVYLELSGARGTLSIWLRAAEPLTSPPAG; this is encoded by the coding sequence GTGGCACGGTCCGTCCCCCGTCTGGTCGTCGTCGTCCTGGCGCTGCTCGCCGGACGGTGCCTCGCGGCCGAGGGCGTCCGGCTCGACTACGACGTCCGTTACGGCCCGGTCAGCATCCTCGCGATCCGCACCAGCGCCTGGATCGCGGGCGAGCGCTACCAGACGGAGAGCCGGATGCAGACCGAGGGCGTCATCGGCTACTTCTTCCCGTGGCACGCCGACGCACGCTCGCAGGGCACGATCACGGGCGACGCCTGGAAGCCCGAGCACCATCGGCTGTCCGGCGCGTACCGCTCCGAGAGGCGCTCGGTCGCGATCGACTACGACGGCGGTACGGTGCGCGCGCAGGTCCTGCCGCCCCCCGAGGACGACTACCGCACCCAGGTCCCGCCCGCGCTCCAGCAGGGCACCATGGACCCGCTGACGGCGAGCCTCGCGGCCGTCGGTACCGACTGCCGCGGCACGCTGCACGTCTTCGACGGCCGCCGGCGCTACGACATGGTCCTCAGCGACCTCGGCGCCGCCGACCTGAAACGCTCGCGCCACGGCGTCTACGCCGGGCCGACGCGCCGCTGCCGCGCCGAGGTCCGCCCCGTCGCCGGCTTCTGGGACCGCAAGCCCGGCGACGACGACCCCGAGAACGACGAGGAGCCGGCGCACCTCGACTTTTGGATCGCGCAGCCGCGGCCCGACGTGCGCGCCGTCCCGGTCTACCTCGAGCTCTCCGGCGCGCGCGGCACGCTGTCGATCTGGCTGCGCGCCGCCGAGCCGCTCACTTCACCGCCAGCGGGTTGA
- a CDS encoding GAF domain-containing protein has protein sequence MAQPRALRPRSTRTLERSSVAATADEASQNTRAVLAVVEAIGRATTSDEAVQAALDTVRAAFGWAYGSYWALVPQEEALRFAAQSGTVTEEFQRVTQEARFREGEGLSGRAWRSRDLFFVQDLGDMRDCCRAPAAQRAGVKSGVCFPIVLRGQVVGTMDFFALETLSPSEERLDTLRAVGRLVSSAIERQQAAEEAARVHSMMENAPINVIFADRNGTIRYVNPKSRETLRAIEQHLPIKADEILGQSFDVFHRDPAHQRRIIADPKNLPHKAIIRVGPESLDLLVSPIFDAHGAYLGPMLTWQVVTEALAAQERERAFTTQLRTVVEKVTESSQAVAAASEELTASSQQMSSNAEETASQAQVVAAAAEQVSRNVQTVATATEEMTASIKEIAKNAGDAARVATSAVSVAESTNTKVAALGESSAEIGKVIKVITSIAQQTNLLALNATIEAARAGEAGKGFAVVANEVKELAKETAKATEEISQKIEAIQNDTRAAVEAIGEIGGVINQINDIQNTIASAVEEQTATTNEIGRNVAEAAKGSAEIAENISGVAGSAAATSAGAGDASRAAGELARLASDLREIVANAEV, from the coding sequence ATGGCCCAGCCCCGCGCATTGCGTCCCCGCTCCACCCGCACTCTCGAGCGCTCGTCCGTCGCCGCCACCGCCGACGAGGCCTCGCAGAACACCCGGGCCGTCCTGGCGGTGGTCGAGGCCATCGGCCGCGCCACGACCTCCGACGAGGCCGTCCAGGCGGCGCTCGACACCGTCCGCGCCGCCTTCGGCTGGGCCTACGGCTCCTATTGGGCGCTCGTCCCGCAAGAGGAGGCGCTGCGCTTCGCCGCCCAGTCCGGCACGGTGACCGAGGAGTTCCAGCGCGTGACGCAGGAGGCGCGCTTCCGCGAGGGCGAGGGTCTGTCCGGCCGCGCCTGGCGAAGCCGCGACCTGTTCTTCGTTCAGGATCTCGGCGACATGCGCGACTGCTGTCGTGCGCCCGCAGCGCAGCGCGCCGGGGTCAAGTCCGGCGTCTGCTTTCCCATCGTCCTGCGCGGACAGGTCGTCGGCACGATGGACTTCTTCGCGCTCGAGACGCTGTCCCCGTCGGAAGAGCGTCTCGATACGCTGCGCGCGGTGGGCCGGCTGGTCTCGTCCGCGATCGAGCGCCAGCAGGCCGCCGAGGAAGCGGCGCGCGTCCACAGCATGATGGAGAACGCGCCCATCAACGTCATCTTCGCCGACCGCAACGGTACGATCCGCTACGTCAACCCGAAGTCGCGCGAGACCCTGCGCGCCATCGAGCAGCACCTGCCGATCAAGGCCGACGAGATCCTCGGGCAGTCGTTCGACGTCTTCCACCGCGACCCCGCACATCAGCGTCGCATCATCGCCGATCCGAAGAACCTGCCGCACAAGGCGATCATACGGGTGGGTCCGGAGTCGCTCGACCTGCTCGTGAGCCCCATCTTCGACGCCCACGGAGCCTACCTCGGCCCCATGCTCACCTGGCAGGTCGTGACCGAGGCTCTCGCGGCCCAGGAGCGCGAGCGCGCCTTCACCACGCAGCTGCGCACCGTCGTCGAGAAGGTGACGGAGAGCTCCCAGGCGGTCGCGGCGGCGTCGGAAGAGCTGACGGCATCGAGTCAGCAGATGTCGTCGAACGCGGAGGAGACGGCATCCCAGGCGCAGGTCGTGGCCGCCGCCGCCGAGCAGGTCAGCCGCAACGTCCAGACGGTTGCGACGGCGACCGAGGAGATGACCGCCAGCATCAAGGAGATCGCGAAGAACGCCGGCGATGCCGCGCGGGTCGCGACGTCGGCGGTCAGCGTCGCCGAGAGCACGAACACCAAGGTGGCTGCGCTCGGCGAGAGCAGCGCCGAGATCGGCAAGGTCATCAAGGTGATCACCTCGATCGCCCAGCAGACGAACCTGCTGGCGCTGAACGCCACCATCGAGGCGGCGCGCGCCGGCGAAGCCGGCAAGGGCTTCGCGGTCGTCGCCAACGAGGTCAAGGAGCTCGCCAAGGAGACCGCGAAGGCGACCGAGGAGATCAGTCAGAAGATCGAGGCCATCCAGAACGACACCCGCGCGGCGGTCGAGGCGATCGGCGAGATCGGCGGCGTCATCAACCAGATCAACGACATCCAGAACACCATCGCGAGCGCCGTCGAGGAGCAGACCGCGACCACGAACGAGATCGGGCGCAACGTCGCGGAGGCCGCGAAGGGCAGCGCCGAGATCGCCGAGAACATCAGCGGCGTCGCCGGATCCGCGGCGGCCACCTCCGCCGGAGCGGGTGACGCGTCGCGTGCCGCGGGCGAGCTGGCGCGGCTCGCGTCGGACCTGCGCGAGATCGTCGCCAACGCCGAGGTCTGA
- a CDS encoding PAS domain S-box protein, translated as MTSGAPDSAPSGPPHRPEADAADTRLRSVLDGLGVYAAVLEPDGRVREVNRATLARFGTHRDAVLGRPCWTLRPWANSAPARARLEAAVRKAAGGETVRFQPTPTGATGRAVVLDLTLTPLVRDGAVVEIVASAIDMTHARRIQSSLQRRELLHRQVVDGVSEGIVVHASDGTITACNAMAERLLDLGTAELLGRTAFDTRWDAVTEAGRPLPGDEQPPSVALRTGQPCQATYGVRRGDGQRVWLSVSSQPLRRGRYGPADGVITFFTDVSERRRAEEALDDRDARLRAILETAVDAVVTFGGSGHIETFNPAAERLFGWSATEFVGRHARELLPPDLRRRGIPEVDAWIASTMPDRPPLTCELRCRTRDGVDVPVKLSVGAARVRGRPLYTAIVHDLRERHRTEALLRESATLAATGRIAARIAHEINNPLAGLKNAFALLQHAVDTSHRYARYLPMITREIDRIARIVRQALDLYRPEARRAQAISIHATVHDVVALVATAASAREVAVVVTHAGEHAPITVPEDTVRQILHNLLANAVDASPRGTRVEVDVRVTDTRLIIRVSDEGPGVPESHARAIYEPFFTTKGSAGTVTGGGVGLGLATSRAIATALGGALHHESVPGTRTVFHLELPHGAVARVQQPGP; from the coding sequence ATGACGAGCGGCGCGCCGGACAGCGCCCCGTCCGGACCGCCGCACCGTCCGGAAGCGGACGCCGCCGACACGCGACTCCGCAGTGTCCTCGACGGCCTGGGCGTCTACGCGGCAGTGCTCGAGCCCGACGGACGCGTCCGCGAAGTGAACCGCGCCACGCTCGCCCGCTTCGGGACGCACCGCGACGCCGTGCTGGGTCGTCCCTGCTGGACGCTTCGACCCTGGGCCAATTCGGCCCCGGCACGGGCACGGCTCGAAGCCGCCGTCCGCAAGGCCGCCGGCGGCGAGACGGTGCGATTCCAACCGACTCCGACCGGCGCGACGGGGCGCGCGGTCGTCCTCGATCTCACGCTGACGCCGCTCGTCCGCGACGGCGCCGTCGTCGAGATCGTCGCCTCCGCCATCGACATGACGCACGCGCGCCGCATCCAGAGCTCCCTGCAGCGCCGCGAGCTCCTGCATCGTCAAGTGGTCGACGGCGTGTCCGAAGGCATCGTCGTCCACGCCAGCGACGGTACGATCACCGCCTGCAACGCCATGGCCGAGCGCCTACTCGACCTCGGCACCGCGGAGCTGCTCGGGCGCACGGCGTTCGACACCCGATGGGACGCGGTCACGGAAGCAGGCCGGCCGCTACCGGGCGACGAGCAGCCGCCGAGCGTCGCGCTGCGAACGGGCCAGCCCTGTCAGGCCACCTACGGCGTGCGCCGCGGCGACGGGCAGCGCGTCTGGCTGTCGGTCAGCTCCCAGCCCCTGCGGCGCGGGCGCTACGGACCCGCCGACGGCGTCATCACCTTCTTCACGGACGTAAGCGAACGCCGGCGCGCCGAGGAGGCGCTCGACGACCGCGACGCGCGGCTGCGGGCGATCCTCGAAACGGCCGTGGACGCCGTCGTCACGTTCGGCGGCAGCGGCCACATCGAGACCTTCAATCCGGCGGCGGAGCGCCTCTTCGGGTGGTCGGCCACGGAGTTCGTCGGCCGGCACGCACGCGAGCTGCTGCCGCCGGACCTGCGCCGGCGGGGCATCCCCGAAGTCGACGCCTGGATCGCGTCGACGATGCCCGATCGCCCCCCGCTCACGTGCGAGCTGCGCTGCCGGACGCGCGACGGCGTCGACGTCCCGGTGAAGCTGTCGGTCGGCGCGGCGCGGGTCCGCGGACGCCCGCTCTACACCGCGATCGTGCACGATCTGCGCGAGCGCCACCGTACCGAGGCGCTGCTCCGCGAGAGCGCGACGCTAGCGGCGACCGGGCGCATCGCGGCGCGCATCGCCCACGAGATCAACAACCCCCTCGCCGGCCTGAAGAACGCCTTCGCGCTGCTCCAGCACGCGGTCGACACCAGCCATCGGTACGCGCGCTACCTGCCGATGATCACGCGGGAGATCGATCGCATCGCCCGCATCGTACGCCAGGCACTCGATCTCTATCGTCCGGAGGCGCGGCGAGCGCAGGCCATCTCGATCCACGCGACGGTGCACGACGTCGTCGCCTTGGTCGCGACCGCGGCGTCCGCGCGAGAGGTCGCCGTCGTGGTGACGCACGCCGGCGAGCACGCGCCGATCACGGTACCGGAAGACACCGTCCGGCAGATCCTCCACAACCTCCTCGCGAACGCCGTCGACGCCTCGCCGCGGGGGACGCGGGTGGAGGTCGACGTGCGCGTCACGGACACGCGGCTGATCATCCGCGTCTCGGACGAGGGCCCGGGCGTCCCGGAGTCGCACGCGCGCGCGATCTACGAGCCGTTCTTCACGACCAAGGGCAGCGCGGGCACCGTGACCGGCGGCGGCGTCGGGTTGGGGCTGGCAACTTCGCGCGCCATCGCCACGGCGCTCGGCGGCGCGCTCCACCACGAGAGCGTCCCGGGCACACGCACCGTGTTCCATCTCGAGCTACCGCACGGTGCCGTCGCGCGGGTCCAACAACCCGGCCCGTAG
- a CDS encoding response regulator transcription factor: MSGSQEGHDTIRVAVVSARRLIGETIGATLRQEPGIALVDAPFDDAATTPNVDVAIVVCERFTDRQPSPAWATAVPQIVVAPFRDRREVLQAIEHGARGCVSRDAAFSELLAAIQSAARGTGFLCPLVADLVCRPTDDVSERTPPLTQREQDVLELLAEGLSNPEIARLRNLSVRTVHTHRQNIMTKLGVRGAAALVRRAIQLGLVAA; encoded by the coding sequence ATGTCGGGCAGTCAAGAGGGGCACGACACGATCCGCGTCGCCGTCGTGAGCGCGCGGCGCCTCATCGGCGAGACGATCGGCGCGACGCTCCGCCAGGAGCCGGGCATCGCCCTCGTAGACGCGCCGTTCGACGACGCGGCGACGACACCGAACGTCGACGTGGCGATCGTCGTCTGCGAGCGCTTCACCGACCGGCAGCCGTCACCGGCCTGGGCCACGGCGGTCCCACAGATCGTCGTCGCCCCGTTCCGGGATCGACGTGAGGTCCTCCAGGCGATCGAGCACGGCGCCCGAGGATGCGTCTCGCGCGACGCGGCGTTCTCCGAGCTGCTCGCCGCGATCCAGAGCGCCGCGCGCGGCACCGGCTTCCTCTGCCCGCTGGTGGCGGATCTCGTCTGCCGGCCGACCGACGACGTCTCCGAGCGCACACCGCCGCTCACGCAGCGCGAGCAGGACGTGCTCGAGCTGCTCGCGGAGGGCCTCAGCAACCCGGAGATCGCTCGACTCCGAAACCTCAGCGTGAGGACCGTGCACACGCACCGGCAGAACATCATGACGAAGCTGGGCGTCCGCGGCGCCGCAGCGCTCGTCCGCCGTGCCATCCAGCTGGGCCTGGTCGCCGCGTGA